Proteins from a genomic interval of Polaribacter sejongensis:
- a CDS encoding T9SS type A sorting domain-containing protein, whose translation MKTKTTQKWFTLLLVLSIINVYATNDKANGIEGPPKTKTTKKSLVVNTIAGLPKNVIVPLVNDLTYFDGVAVDGTETCTGVGVSEVCTPEWSTPPGVDTSGNAVDSDLTNSTSTIATVAGTNTLTITAPSALGDFPAGTYAGFNIGTGVGLLSTITINLYKDGNPTSVASYIPSSDVLSLNLGFGSSASIGFVSPVAFDEMRISVGGLVTTLEVNYPFVKIYEDTSSALACNTMSEISLGTGYAMEVDDVGQVGVSLNLLGTTGINPENVLDGNASTHANLTGGVLSVGALRTVYLSVKKQRDFEASALVPFAGGTYAGFNITTNAAVDLSVLSTLKITTYLGNVEQQSINVTDALVGLPLLTSATRNVGFVTAASKPYDEIKIELSDTLGVSLGDFNVNYPVIKEYCSNTDTLDCNTQVAWTNTDYPVEIKTSGTGLVSAGVNINGLENIIDSDTDDYAELGLDIDALGSLEIGVYDVLDNYVATTTNPYYVGFVVESESLVAIDLLSNTTISTYLNGTLVQSKSGGPLLVGAPLLASENKQTIGFSATQTFDEVRIKFAAPLAAVNLGTIKIYNSFIQKMCSTTLECNTSYALNAPTFSTYIDFKQTGVSGLACVGCSVANADNVITSDDTDYATINILASVGGSASLAVRDATNSFPAGSYAGFSLNFNDALVSLSILQNSLTITTLSATGVELESSTAGNLIGLELLTNIIGVSGSGDLNLGFKTTQAYSGIKISASALVGVSLDNEIKVFGAFVDTRGATEGSFATCLVDTDNDGIDDSLDIDDDNDGIIDIIENGNCPIEDKVEIVELYSEDFGTGTGRSDNPYILNHSYDTGGAIPDGSYAVVSSLTPGLGHYNRTDQNGDLDANIDEFSGPIGGSSNGRYLSINMINEGNKEFYRHTLNNLVIGADYRFRLDMSGLCNGCADAPIFRLEVQDSNGLTLKTASSVGVTNNDEWERVVLDFTGSTDEVDIVIYNDQPNGGAGNDVGVDNIVFSVLQCPSEFNDEDNDGIINSLDLDSDGDSCPDVMEAGVPGILKTTNVTNGNGTDASGNISEATDNAILDIAASGQSVGSNGLVASIETDDTARAITTYPSSYLAYALNNSINGCGTAMITQVFQSDGERWIEVTNIDPNNIVAPNTANVAFYKDRILDPSGLLSPTAVFANTSSIDGGKSILISMGAVTNKLSTATEHVNTGVTDFSDENDIIVLTKDIDYKAWVNRTDVIRNIADSTSYVRIDSISLPNTTFEPVEWIAFIDDEITTYTDLLTDATIERHAHDPLLSEIASAKVNANTRPGFHRFGLTDRISGDWSNGYPDRSREVVISESYEHIEKLSARKLEVKSNTVFSVTDHLLVVTNNIVLDGEIRLVSSDDTNKAQLVQTHDGVKRITGSGKLLVDQKSMVPSMYRYNYMSSPVNTIDESTYTIESVLKDGTNPLSHSGTIGQGTTDIAKNITFIGGYNGTWSTDPISIADYWVYTYANGAGSRSNWEHKYKDQTISETDGFIFKGSGSLNQNTNGQNYTYVGTPKDGDISTTVGADESYLVGNPFAGAISAKKFIQDNTSSITGALYFWEHAGEESGWGTAGHNFGGYIGGYAIRNISMGLSANQVEANNGADTTVSLIEAESCDKVNGAIEYTEVVSGNSITGVLINNYNEGLSFTSNTDADKLFVSYRSVNDIPLGIRVNGGNLQILQLADSNVKYEQGSLQLDIKVGDLIEFSYTDNSGNSGLYIDSFTLKGRVAQAGVPSVGSGDYKVPAAYIAMGQGFFIEGDNNGGPIEFNNSQREYIQEGEESIFFKTDGHSKKESEALVSKLPIIKLGMDYVNEEGLGLHRQIGISFKSDNSFGFEKGYDAAMLDVGETDFYWKFPENDGKYAITGVQEITDDLEVPLFISLLENGTVSIGVDEWEAIDRDVFIKDKLTGKAYLINSGKFSLTLSAGSYTDRFFLAFKEVTNTTLDVADEAVILDKNITIFIDKTTKEIVINNNDNLQLRTVKLFNLLGQTVDQWSNLDQEVAQQRLKTKKLSKAIYIVNIETEKGKISKKIILE comes from the coding sequence ATGAAAACAAAAACAACTCAAAAATGGTTTACCCTTTTATTGGTTTTAAGCATCATAAATGTTTATGCTACCAATGATAAGGCAAATGGTATTGAAGGTCCACCTAAGACAAAAACAACAAAAAAATCACTTGTAGTCAATACTATTGCAGGTTTACCTAAAAATGTAATTGTACCGTTGGTAAATGATCTTACTTATTTTGATGGGGTTGCAGTAGATGGAACTGAAACTTGTACTGGAGTAGGGGTATCTGAAGTATGTACCCCTGAATGGAGTACACCTCCTGGAGTTGATACTTCAGGAAATGCTGTAGACTCAGATTTAACTAATTCGACATCTACAATAGCTACTGTTGCAGGAACTAATACATTAACAATTACAGCTCCTAGTGCATTAGGAGATTTTCCTGCAGGAACTTATGCCGGTTTTAATATTGGTACGGGAGTAGGTTTGCTTAGTACAATAACTATTAATTTATATAAAGACGGTAATCCAACTTCAGTAGCTTCTTATATTCCTTCGAGTGATGTATTGTCGCTTAATTTAGGTTTTGGTTCAAGTGCAAGTATTGGTTTTGTATCACCAGTTGCATTTGATGAGATGAGAATTTCTGTAGGTGGTTTGGTTACCACCTTAGAAGTTAACTATCCGTTTGTGAAAATTTATGAAGATACAAGTAGTGCTTTAGCTTGTAATACAATGTCGGAAATTTCTTTGGGTACAGGCTACGCAATGGAAGTAGATGATGTTGGTCAGGTTGGTGTTAGTTTAAATCTTTTAGGAACAACAGGTATTAACCCAGAAAATGTATTAGATGGTAACGCTAGCACTCATGCTAATTTAACAGGAGGTGTCCTTTCAGTAGGAGCGTTACGAACTGTTTATTTATCAGTAAAAAAACAAAGAGATTTTGAAGCTAGTGCATTAGTCCCTTTTGCAGGAGGTACTTATGCTGGTTTTAATATAACTACAAATGCTGCTGTGGATTTAAGTGTGTTAAGTACATTAAAAATTACCACTTATTTAGGTAATGTAGAACAACAGTCTATAAATGTTACTGATGCTCTTGTGGGGCTTCCTCTTTTAACAAGTGCTACAAGAAATGTAGGTTTTGTAACAGCTGCAAGTAAACCTTATGATGAAATTAAAATAGAGCTTTCAGATACTCTTGGTGTTAGTTTAGGTGATTTTAATGTAAATTATCCTGTTATAAAAGAATATTGTAGTAATACAGATACTTTAGATTGTAATACTCAAGTAGCTTGGACAAATACAGATTATCCAGTAGAGATTAAGACATCAGGTACTGGTTTAGTAAGTGCAGGTGTTAATATAAATGGATTAGAGAATATTATAGATTCAGATACAGATGATTATGCAGAATTAGGTTTAGATATAGATGCTTTAGGTTCGTTAGAAATTGGTGTTTATGATGTTTTGGACAATTACGTAGCTACAACAACGAATCCTTATTATGTGGGTTTTGTAGTAGAATCAGAATCTCTTGTAGCAATAGATTTATTAAGTAATACCACTATTTCTACTTATTTAAACGGAACTTTGGTACAGTCTAAGTCTGGAGGTCCTCTTTTAGTAGGTGCTCCTTTGTTAGCTTCAGAAAACAAACAAACTATTGGTTTTTCTGCTACACAAACTTTTGATGAAGTTCGTATTAAATTTGCAGCGCCATTAGCAGCAGTTAATTTAGGTACCATTAAAATTTACAATAGCTTTATTCAAAAAATGTGTTCAACAACTTTAGAGTGTAATACTTCTTACGCTTTAAACGCACCAACTTTTTCTACCTATATAGATTTTAAACAAACAGGTGTTTCGGGATTAGCGTGTGTAGGTTGTAGTGTTGCTAATGCAGATAATGTAATAACAAGTGACGATACAGATTATGCAACAATTAATATTTTAGCAAGTGTTGGTGGGTCAGCTAGTTTAGCCGTAAGAGATGCAACGAATAGTTTTCCTGCAGGATCATATGCTGGTTTCTCCCTAAATTTTAATGATGCTTTAGTAAGCCTAAGTATTTTACAAAATAGTTTAACGATTACTACTTTAAGTGCTACTGGAGTAGAGTTAGAGTCTAGTACCGCAGGTAACTTAATCGGGTTAGAGTTGTTAACAAATATTATTGGAGTATCTGGTTCTGGAGATCTTAATCTTGGCTTTAAAACGACGCAGGCATATTCAGGAATAAAAATTTCTGCTTCAGCATTGGTAGGTGTTTCTTTAGATAATGAAATTAAAGTTTTTGGAGCTTTCGTAGATACAAGAGGGGCTACAGAAGGAAGTTTTGCTACTTGTTTAGTCGATACAGATAATGATGGAATTGATGATAGTTTAGATATTGATGATGATAATGATGGTATTATTGACATTATAGAGAATGGTAATTGTCCGATTGAAGATAAAGTAGAAATTGTAGAACTGTATAGTGAAGATTTTGGTACGGGTACCGGAAGATCAGATAATCCTTATATTTTAAATCATTCGTATGACACTGGGGGAGCTATTCCAGATGGTTCTTATGCTGTTGTGTCTTCGTTAACTCCAGGCTTAGGGCATTACAACCGTACAGATCAAAATGGAGATTTAGATGCAAATATAGATGAGTTTAGTGGCCCTATAGGAGGTTCATCAAACGGTAGGTATTTGTCTATTAACATGATTAATGAAGGAAATAAGGAGTTTTATCGTCATACTCTTAATAATTTAGTTATTGGTGCAGATTATAGATTTCGTTTAGATATGTCTGGATTATGCAATGGATGTGCTGATGCACCTATTTTTAGATTAGAAGTACAAGATAGTAATGGATTAACTTTAAAAACAGCTTCTTCGGTAGGAGTAACTAATAATGATGAGTGGGAAAGGGTTGTCTTAGATTTTACAGGTAGTACTGATGAAGTAGATATTGTAATTTATAACGACCAACCCAACGGTGGTGCAGGTAATGATGTTGGGGTAGACAATATTGTTTTTAGTGTTTTACAATGTCCATCAGAATTTAATGATGAAGATAATGATGGTATTATTAATAGTTTAGATTTAGATTCTGACGGAGATAGTTGTCCAGATGTTATGGAGGCAGGGGTGCCTGGTATTTTAAAAACAACAAATGTAACTAATGGAAATGGAACCGATGCTTCAGGAAATATTAGCGAAGCTACAGATAATGCTATTTTAGATATTGCAGCTTCTGGTCAATCTGTAGGTAGTAATGGTTTAGTAGCAAGTATAGAAACAGATGATACTGCAAGGGCTATTACAACTTATCCTTCCAGTTATTTAGCCTATGCATTAAATAACAGTATTAATGGCTGTGGTACAGCAATGATTACGCAAGTATTTCAGTCTGATGGAGAGCGTTGGATTGAGGTAACTAACATAGATCCTAATAATATTGTTGCTCCAAATACAGCTAATGTTGCTTTCTATAAAGATAGAATATTAGATCCATCAGGTTTATTGTCTCCTACAGCTGTATTTGCTAATACAAGTAGCATTGATGGAGGAAAGTCTATATTAATATCTATGGGGGCTGTTACAAATAAATTATCTACTGCAACAGAGCATGTAAATACAGGAGTTACAGATTTTAGTGATGAAAATGATATTATTGTATTAACAAAAGACATTGATTATAAAGCTTGGGTTAATAGAACAGATGTAATAAGAAATATTGCAGATAGCACAAGTTATGTGCGTATTGATAGCATTTCATTACCAAACACAACTTTTGAGCCTGTAGAATGGATTGCTTTTATAGATGATGAGATTACTACTTATACAGATTTATTAACGGATGCTACTATAGAACGTCATGCTCATGATCCGTTGTTATCTGAGATTGCTTCAGCCAAAGTAAATGCAAACACAAGACCCGGATTTCATAGATTTGGGTTAACAGATAGAATAAGTGGAGATTGGTCTAACGGTTATCCAGATAGATCTAGAGAAGTTGTAATTTCTGAAAGCTATGAACATATAGAAAAATTAAGTGCCCGTAAATTAGAAGTTAAAAGTAATACAGTGTTTAGTGTTACAGATCATTTATTAGTAGTGACCAATAACATCGTTTTAGACGGTGAAATTAGATTGGTGAGTTCAGATGATACAAACAAAGCGCAGTTAGTGCAAACACATGACGGAGTAAAGCGAATTACAGGTTCTGGGAAGTTATTGGTAGATCAAAAATCTATGGTGCCTAGTATGTATAGATATAATTACATGAGTTCTCCTGTAAATACTATAGATGAAAGTACTTATACCATAGAAAGTGTTCTAAAAGACGGTACAAATCCTTTAAGTCATAGTGGTACAATTGGTCAAGGAACTACTGATATTGCAAAAAATATAACTTTTATTGGTGGTTATAACGGAACATGGAGTACAGACCCGATATCCATAGCAGATTACTGGGTGTATACCTATGCTAATGGTGCTGGATCTAGATCTAATTGGGAGCATAAATACAAAGACCAAACAATTTCTGAGACGGATGGTTTTATTTTTAAAGGTTCCGGAAGTCTAAATCAAAATACGAATGGGCAAAATTATACTTATGTGGGAACACCAAAAGATGGAGATATTAGTACAACAGTTGGTGCAGATGAATCTTATTTAGTAGGAAACCCTTTTGCAGGAGCTATAAGTGCAAAGAAATTTATACAAGATAATACGAGTTCTATAACAGGTGCTTTATATTTCTGGGAACATGCCGGTGAAGAAAGTGGTTGGGGAACCGCAGGGCATAATTTTGGTGGCTACATAGGAGGTTATGCTATTAGAAATATTTCTATGGGGTTGTCTGCGAACCAAGTAGAGGCTAATAATGGAGCTGATACTACAGTAAGTTTAATCGAAGCTGAATCTTGTGACAAAGTAAATGGAGCAATTGAATATACAGAGGTAGTGTCAGGTAACTCTATTACGGGTGTTTTAATAAATAATTATAATGAAGGGCTTTCTTTTACAAGTAATACCGATGCAGATAAATTGTTTGTTTCTTACAGAAGTGTTAATGATATACCTCTAGGAATTAGGGTAAATGGCGGTAACCTACAAATACTTCAGTTGGCAGATTCAAATGTTAAGTATGAACAAGGGAGTCTTCAATTGGATATTAAAGTTGGTGACCTTATAGAGTTTTCATATACAGATAATTCAGGGAATTCTGGCCTGTATATAGATTCATTTACTCTAAAAGGGCGTGTTGCACAAGCAGGTGTTCCATCTGTAGGTAGTGGAGATTATAAAGTGCCAGCTGCATATATTGCTATGGGACAAGGTTTTTTTATAGAAGGAGATAACAATGGTGGTCCAATCGAATTTAATAACAGTCAAAGAGAATACATTCAAGAGGGAGAGGAGTCTATTTTCTTTAAAACTGATGGTCATTCTAAAAAAGAAAGTGAAGCTCTAGTAAGTAAGCTTCCTATAATTAAATTAGGTATGGATTATGTAAATGAAGAAGGTTTAGGTCTACATAGACAAATAGGTATTTCTTTTAAAAGCGACAATTCTTTTGGATTTGAAAAAGGGTATGATGCTGCAATGTTAGATGTTGGTGAAACTGATTTTTATTGGAAGTTTCCAGAAAATGATGGTAAATACGCTATTACTGGAGTACAAGAAATAACTGACGATTTAGAAGTTCCTTTATTTATTTCTTTGTTAGAAAATGGTACTGTAAGTATTGGTGTTGATGAATGGGAGGCTATTGATAGAGATGTATTTATAAAAGATAAATTAACTGGTAAAGCTTATTTAATTAATAGCGGAAAATTCTCGTTAACATTATCGGCCGGAAGTTATACAGATCGTTTTTTCTTAGCGTTTAAAGAAGTAACAAATACAACTTTAGATGTTGCAGATGAAGCTGTTATTTTAGATAAAAATATAACGATCTTCATAGATAAAACTACTAAAGAAATAGTAATTAATAACAACGATAATTTGCAACTTAGAACGGTTAAGTTATTTAATCTTTTAGGGCAAACAGTTGATCAGTGGAGTAACCTAGATCAAGAAGTAGCGCAACAAAGATTAAAAACAAAGAAATTATCTAAAGCTATTTATATTGTTAATATAGAAACAGAGAAAGGAAAAATTTCAAAGAAAATAATATTAGAGTAG
- a CDS encoding DUF559 domain-containing protein codes for MNLNHPITYIKGISVQRATLMYTELGIKTCNDLLNFFPFRYIDKTAFYAIKDLQPNSSEVQIVGKITRVKSVAQKRGSRLVATFQDATGSMELVWFKGQKWIKDSLKINEPYVVYGKLNHYNGNFSIPHPELELVTEYKKKLQSKMQPVYPSTERLVNSGVSNKLMRTYVQYVLQQFFEVITETLSQEIIDDFKLMSKRDALLNAHFPKNQENLAKAQNRLKFEELFFIQLQLLRKKLINKTKIKGFVFENVSDYFNTFYKDHLPFDLTNAQKRVLKEIRKDVASGAHMNRLLQGDVGSGKTIVALLTMLLAIDNGFQATIMAPTEILATQHYHAISEMLKDMDINVDLLTGSVRIKKRREIHANLEDGTLHILIGTHALLEDKVKFKNLGIAIIDEQHRFGVAQRAQLWKKGGKDPSQPSFSEEFQAVHQKYMTANPSVYALMKELQVERKKQTTPAEQVLWQQLKAKKLDSKFRRQHIVDEFIVDFICIEKNLIVEVDGKYHNTTAQQEADDLRTKILRELGFKVIRLTNEEVIGDIEKVTKKITQELHNSDKSLPFGEVGGASLPPHILVMTATPIPRTLAMSVYGDLDISVIDELPPGRKEVKTVHRFDKNRLSVFKFMRDEIEKGRQVYVVYPLIQESEAMDYKDLMDGFESISRDFPTPKYQISIVHGKMKPADKEHEMQRFVKGETQIMVATTVIEVGVNVPNASVMIIESSERFGLSQLHQLRGRVGRGADQSYCILLSSYKLSEEGKTRLKTMVDTTDGFKIAEVDLKLRGPGNLMGTQQSGVLNLKIADVVKDSKILVAARNTAIAVLQEDGNLSQPANSNIKKAYVALSKNSKIWSEIS; via the coding sequence TTGAATTTAAACCATCCCATAACATATATTAAAGGAATTAGTGTACAAAGAGCAACGCTTATGTACACCGAATTGGGTATAAAAACATGTAATGATTTACTAAACTTCTTTCCGTTTAGATATATTGATAAAACCGCATTTTATGCGATAAAAGACTTACAACCAAATTCTTCTGAAGTACAAATTGTAGGGAAAATTACACGCGTAAAATCGGTAGCTCAAAAAAGAGGAAGTAGGTTAGTAGCTACTTTTCAAGATGCAACAGGTTCTATGGAGTTGGTTTGGTTTAAAGGTCAAAAATGGATTAAAGACTCTTTAAAAATTAATGAACCCTATGTGGTTTACGGTAAATTGAACCATTATAACGGCAATTTTAGTATTCCACACCCAGAATTAGAATTGGTAACGGAATACAAGAAAAAGTTGCAATCTAAAATGCAGCCTGTATATCCATCCACAGAAAGATTGGTGAACTCTGGTGTTTCAAATAAACTAATGCGTACTTATGTTCAGTATGTATTACAGCAGTTTTTTGAAGTAATTACAGAAACATTATCACAAGAAATAATAGACGATTTCAAGTTGATGTCTAAGCGTGATGCTTTGCTGAATGCACATTTTCCTAAAAATCAAGAAAACTTAGCCAAAGCGCAAAATCGTTTAAAGTTCGAAGAATTATTTTTTATTCAGTTGCAGCTATTGAGAAAGAAACTCATCAACAAAACAAAAATAAAAGGCTTTGTTTTTGAAAACGTGAGCGATTACTTTAATACTTTTTATAAAGACCATTTACCTTTCGATTTAACAAATGCTCAAAAAAGAGTACTAAAAGAAATTAGAAAAGACGTAGCTTCAGGTGCACATATGAATCGTCTTTTACAAGGAGATGTTGGTTCAGGAAAAACCATTGTAGCTTTATTAACCATGCTTTTAGCCATAGACAACGGTTTCCAAGCAACAATTATGGCGCCAACAGAAATTTTGGCAACCCAACATTATCATGCAATTTCAGAAATGTTGAAAGACATGGATATTAATGTCGATTTGTTAACAGGGTCGGTTAGAATAAAAAAGCGTAGAGAAATTCATGCAAATTTAGAAGACGGAACGTTGCATATTTTAATAGGTACGCATGCCTTGTTAGAAGATAAAGTGAAATTTAAAAACCTTGGTATTGCAATTATTGATGAACAACATAGATTTGGAGTTGCACAAAGAGCTCAACTTTGGAAAAAAGGAGGGAAAGATCCTTCTCAACCTTCATTTAGCGAAGAATTTCAAGCTGTGCATCAAAAATATATGACTGCTAATCCTTCTGTGTATGCTTTGATGAAGGAATTGCAAGTAGAACGTAAAAAACAAACCACACCAGCAGAACAAGTTCTTTGGCAACAATTAAAGGCAAAAAAGCTAGATTCTAAATTTAGAAGACAACATATTGTTGATGAATTTATTGTCGATTTTATTTGTATCGAAAAAAACTTAATTGTTGAGGTTGATGGAAAATATCATAATACAACAGCACAGCAAGAAGCAGATGATTTAAGAACGAAAATTCTTAGAGAATTAGGTTTTAAAGTTATTAGACTTACTAATGAAGAAGTTATAGGTGATATTGAAAAAGTAACAAAAAAGATAACACAAGAATTACACAACAGTGATAAAAGCCTTCCCTTCGGGGAGGTTGGAGGGGCTTCTCTTCCTCCACACATTCTAGTAATGACGGCAACACCAATTCCTAGAACTTTAGCAATGTCTGTTTATGGAGATTTAGATATTTCTGTAATTGATGAGTTACCTCCAGGAAGAAAAGAAGTAAAAACAGTACATCGATTTGATAAAAATAGATTGTCGGTTTTTAAATTTATGCGCGATGAAATTGAAAAAGGAAGACAAGTATATGTGGTGTATCCTTTAATTCAAGAATCTGAAGCCATGGATTATAAAGACTTAATGGATGGTTTTGAAAGTATTTCACGAGATTTTCCTACGCCTAAATATCAAATCAGTATTGTACACGGAAAAATGAAACCTGCAGATAAAGAACACGAAATGCAGCGTTTTGTAAAAGGCGAAACACAAATTATGGTCGCTACAACGGTAATTGAAGTCGGTGTAAACGTACCCAATGCTAGTGTAATGATTATTGAGAGTTCAGAACGATTCGGGCTTTCTCAATTACATCAATTAAGAGGAAGAGTAGGTAGAGGTGCAGACCAAAGTTATTGTATTTTATTGTCTAGTTATAAGTTATCCGAAGAAGGAAAAACACGTTTGAAAACGATGGTAGATACTACTGATGGATTTAAAATAGCTGAGGTAGATTTAAAATTACGTGGTCCTGGTAATTTAATGGGCACCCAACAAAGTGGTGTTTTAAATCTTAAAATTGCCGATGTTGTTAAAGATTCTAAAATTTTAGTGGCCGCAAGAAACACAGCAATTGCTGTTTTGCAGGAAGATGGTAATTTATCGCAACCAGCAAACAGCAATATTAAAAAGGCGTATGTTGCACTTTCTAAAAACTCTAAAATTTGGAGTGAGATTAGTTAG